From the genome of Epinephelus moara isolate mb chromosome 10, YSFRI_EMoa_1.0, whole genome shotgun sequence, one region includes:
- the b3galt2 gene encoding beta-1,3-galactosyltransferase 2, with protein MQWRRRHCCPIKMTWTVKRSLFRTHVAGLLSLALLFTLFLFFSHQDWLPGRSGPRENPLAYTVRGFRSPKGETNQSSSLRSLWRETGYTAPKPLLNLSSQQVGGAAGEAEGGGGGARMGVMGLGDSMSTNNSLQKEMGVGGRLSAQPYRYILNEPFKCRDSTPFLILLIAAEPGQADARNAIRQTWGNESVAMGLGFVRLFLLGTGKSSDTYLQSSIEEESRVHHDIIQQDYQDTYYNLTIKTLMGMNWVATYCPHASYVMKTDSDMFVNTEYLIQKLLKPELPPKQRYFTGYLMRGYAPNRNKDSKWYMPPELYPSERYPIFCSGTGYVFSGDMAELIYQASLSIRRLHLEDVYVGICLAKLRIDPAPPPNEFLFNHWRVSYSSCKYSHLITSHQFHPNELIKYWNHLQSNKHNACINMAKEKNGRYRHRKFHGERPP; from the coding sequence ATGCAGTGGAGACGGCGGCACTGCTGTCCCATCAAGATGACCTGGACCGTCAAGCGTTCGCTCTTCCGGACCCACGTGGCCGGCCTTCTCTCGCTGGCTCTGCTCTTTACCCTCTTCTTATTTTTCAGCCACCAGGACTGGCTGCCGGGACGCAGTGGGCCCCGGGAAAACCCGCTGGCCTACACTGTCAGAGGCTTCCGCAGCCCCAAGGGAGAAACCAACCAGAGCAGCTCCCTGAGGAGCCTGTGGAGGGAGACGGGGTATACAGCGCCAAAGCCTCTGCTCAACCTTAGCTCTCAGCAGGTGGGTGGGGCAGCGGGGGAGGcagaaggagggggaggaggagccAGGATGGGCGTAATGGGGCTTGGGGACTCCATGAGCACTAACAACAGTTTACAGAAGGAGATGGGCGTGGGAGGGAGGCTTAGTGCTCAGCCCTACCGCTACATCTTGAACGAGCCCTTCAAGTGCAGGGACAGCACGcccttcctcatcctcctcatcgCTGCAGAACCGGGCCAGGCTGATGCTCGCAACGCCATCCGCCAGACATGGGGAAACGAGAGTGTAGCAATGGGCTTGGGGTTTGTCCGTCTTTTCCTGCTCGGCACAGGAAAAAGCTCAGACACCTACCTCCAGAGCAGCATAGAGGAAGAGAGCCGCGTTCACCACGACATCATCCAACAGGACTATCAGGACACTTACTACAACCTGACCATCAAAACCCTGATGGGCATGAACTGGGTGGCCACCTATTGCCCACACGCCTCCTATGTGATGAAGACAGACAGCGACATGTTTGTCAATACCGAGTATCTCATCCAAAAGCTGCTGAAGCCTGAGCTGCCTCCTAAACAGAGGTACTTTACCGGCTACCTGATGAGGGGCTATGCACCAAACCGAAACAAGGACAGCAAGTGGTACATGCCGCCGGAGCTGTACCCAAGCGAGCGATACCCGATATTCTGCTCAGGCACCGGGTACGTGTTCTCAGGGGACATGGCCGAGCTGATCTACCAGGCCTCTCTCAGCATACGCAGGCTGCACCTGGAGGACGTTTACGTGGGGATCTGCCTGGCAAAGCTGCGCATCGACCCGGCGCCCCCTCCCAACGAGTTCCTCTTCAATCACTGGCGGGTGTCTTACTCCAGTTGTAAGTACAGCCACCTGATCACATCCCATCAGTTCCATCCCAATGAACTCATCAAGTACTGGAACCACTTGCAGAGCAACAAGCACAACGCCTGTATCAACATGGCCAAGGAAAAGAACGGCAGGTACAGACACCGAAAGTTTCATGGAGAGAGGCCTCCATGA